Proteins from one Rhinopithecus roxellana isolate Shanxi Qingling chromosome 20, ASM756505v1, whole genome shotgun sequence genomic window:
- the SOCS1 gene encoding suppressor of cytokine signaling 1: MVAHNQVAADNAVSTAAEPRRRPEPSSSSSSSPAAPARPRPCPAVPVPAPAPAPGDTHFRTFRSHADYRRITRASALLDACGFYWGPLSVHGAHERLRAEPVGTFLVRDSRQRNCFFALSVKMASGPTSIRVHFQAGRFHLDGSRESFDCLFELLEHYVAAPRRMLGTPLRQRRVRPLQELCRQRIVATVGRENLARIPLNPVLRDYLSSFPFQI; encoded by the coding sequence ATGGTAGCACACAACCAGGTGGCAGCCGACAATGCAGTCTCTACAGCAGCAGAGCCCCGACGGCGGCCAGagccttcctcctcttcctcctcctcgcCCGCTGCCCCCGCGCGCCCGCGACCGTGCCCGGCGGTCCCGGTCCCGGCCccggcccccgcccccggcgacACGCACTTCCGCACGTTCCGTTCGCACGCCGATTACCGGCGCATCACGCGCGCTAGCGCGCTCCTCGACGCCTGCGGCTTCTACTGGGGACCCCTGAGCGTGCACGGAGCACACGAGCGGCTGCGCGCCGAGCCCGTGGGCACCTTCCTGGTGCGCGACAGCCGCCAGCGGAACTGCTTCTTCGCCCTCAGCGTGAAGATGGCCTCGGGCCCCACGAGCATCCGCGTGCACTTCCAGGCCGGCCGCTTCCACCTGGACGGCAGCCGCGAGAGCTTCGACTGCCTCTTCGAATTGCTGGAGCACTACGTGGCGGCGCCGCGTCGCATGCTGGGGACCCCGCTGCGCCAGCGCCGCGTGCGGCCGCTGCAGGAGCTGTGCCGCCAGCGCATCGTGGCCACCGTGGGCCGCGAGAACCTGGCGCGCATCCCCCTCAACCCCGTCCTCCGCGACTACTTGAGCTCCTTCCCCTTCCAGATCTGA